From a single Vitis vinifera cultivar Pinot Noir 40024 chromosome 18, ASM3070453v1 genomic region:
- the LOC100245401 gene encoding probable inactive poly [ADP-ribose] polymerase SRO1 isoform X2 has translation MASILPSEISRPKINVPRIGAVVPPNPRIRCKDYVQDCCSSHLEVQNQANFERSGVPSRFMFYRDGSWVDFPSQVLENVRPGFLERKTTMDVSIDGSEYRFDFLRMLQIDILTGKGRSIAWIDANGKCFFPKLFVSEEAADGSENLNTKSKIRFGEYFGKRKRERLESQEESEGNSSTNREAVSRRWNSNDQEAVSKRQRIQTTCDSETCKWPNVKLMKKGGRPYAMAEKFFLSRLKDTDPAVRVTAIHQCTWKGPLEKARWDVFHKQMERTKAAQGICNTTFAWHGTSAKTVASILTYGFGVRSQIDGSEPHGFGIYLSSVRLPHISAMMSEADDNEEKHVLLCRVILGNVEMVEDGPLPSSVNFDTGVDNIENPTWYVVKWANMNTHILPQCVVSYKSSHNASGQMRPLAFLKWVPYSSNAFVVKLFSKLEILLPSEKVQELESWCKTYKDGKLPKGALVVLFGGSTVL, from the exons ATGGCTTCGATTTTGCCATCTGAAATCAGTAGACCGAAGATCAATGTTCCCAGAATCGGTGCTGTGGTCCCTCCAAATCCTAGAATCCGATGCAAGGATTATGTTCAGGATTGTTGTTCCTCTCATCTGGAGGTTCAGAACCAGGCCAACTTCGAACGCAGCGGTGTTCCATCAAGATTCATGTTCTATAGAGATGGTTCCTGGGTTGATTTCCCAAGCCAGGTGTTGGAGAATGTGAGACCGGGTTTCTTGGAGCGCAAGACTACGATGGATGTTTCGATCGATGGCTCAGAGTATCGTTTCGATTTTCTGAGAATGTTGCAGATCGATATCTTGACGGGTAAGGGAAGATCGATTGCTTGGATTGATGCGAATGGGAAGTGTTTCTTTCCGAAATTATTCGTTAGCGAAGAGGCTGCCGATGGATCGGAAAATCTGAATACGAAGAGTAAAATAAGATTCGGTGAATACTTTGGAAAGAGGAAGAGGGAGAGATTGGAATCTCAGGAAGAAAGCGAGGGAAATTCGTCAACTAATCGAGAAGCTGTGTCGAGACGGTGGAATTCAAATGATCAAGAAGCTGTATCAAAACGACAGCGTATTCAAACAACATGTGATTCAGAGACATGTAAGTGGCCGAACgtgaaattgatgaaaaaaggAGGCAGACCGTATGCAATGGCCGAGAAGTTCTTTTTGTCTCGGTTAAAAGACACTGATCCAGCTGTGAGAGTAACCGCAATTCATCAGTGTACGTGGAAGGGTCCTCTGGAAAAAGCACGGTGGGATGTTTTTCATAAGCAGATGGAGAGGACAAAGGCTGCCCAAGGGATCTGCAATACCACATTTGCTTGGCATGGGACGTCGGCCAAAACCGTAGCCAGCATTTTAACATATGGCTTTGGGGTGCGGAGCCAGATTGATGGATCTGAACCACATGGGTTTGGTATATACCTGTCTTCTGTGCGTTTACCGCATATAAG TGCTATGATGTCCGAGGCAGATGATAATGAAGAAAAGCATGTATTACTGTGCCGAGTAATATTAGGTAATGTTGAAATGGTTGAGGATGGACCGCTTCCTTCTAGTGTGAATTTTGACACTGGTGTGGATAATATTGAGAATCCTACTTGGTATGTGGTAAAGTGGGCCAATATGAACACTCACATTCTTCCCCAGTGTGTTGTGAGCTACAAGTCTTCCCATAATGCATCAG GACAAATGAGACCGTTAGCATTTCTGAAGTGGGTTCCATATTCGTCAAATGCATTTGTTGTGAAATTGTTTTCCAAGTTGGAGATTTTGCTTCCTTCTGAAAAAGTTCAGGAATTGGAGTCTTGGTGCAAAACATACAAG GATGGCAAGCTGCCCAAAG GTGCTTTGGTTGTTCTCTTTGGAGGATCAACTGTTTTGTAG
- the LOC100245401 gene encoding inactive poly [ADP-ribose] polymerase RCD1 isoform X1 has product MASILPSEISRPKINVPRIGAVVPPNPRIRCKDYVQDCCSSHLEVQNQANFERSGVPSRFMFYRDGSWVDFPSQVLENVRPGFLERKTTMDVSIDGSEYRFDFLRMLQIDILTGKGRSIAWIDANGKCFFPKLFVSEEAADGSENLNTKSKIRFGEYFGKRKRERLESQEESEGNSSTNREAVSRRWNSNDQEAVSKRQRIQTTCDSETCKWPNVKLMKKGGRPYAMAEKFFLSRLKDTDPAVRVTAIHQCTWKGPLEKARWDVFHKQMERTKAAQGICNTTFAWHGTSAKTVASILTYGFGVRSQIDGSEPHGFGIYLSSVRLPHISAMMSEADDNEEKHVLLCRVILGNVEMVEDGPLPSSVNFDTGVDNIENPTWYVVKWANMNTHILPQCVVSYKSSHNASGQMRPLAFLKWVPYSSNAFVVKLFSKLEILLPSEKVQELESWCKTYKDGKLPKGTFLKQLRTIVGDEVLLSTINEIRGSE; this is encoded by the exons ATGGCTTCGATTTTGCCATCTGAAATCAGTAGACCGAAGATCAATGTTCCCAGAATCGGTGCTGTGGTCCCTCCAAATCCTAGAATCCGATGCAAGGATTATGTTCAGGATTGTTGTTCCTCTCATCTGGAGGTTCAGAACCAGGCCAACTTCGAACGCAGCGGTGTTCCATCAAGATTCATGTTCTATAGAGATGGTTCCTGGGTTGATTTCCCAAGCCAGGTGTTGGAGAATGTGAGACCGGGTTTCTTGGAGCGCAAGACTACGATGGATGTTTCGATCGATGGCTCAGAGTATCGTTTCGATTTTCTGAGAATGTTGCAGATCGATATCTTGACGGGTAAGGGAAGATCGATTGCTTGGATTGATGCGAATGGGAAGTGTTTCTTTCCGAAATTATTCGTTAGCGAAGAGGCTGCCGATGGATCGGAAAATCTGAATACGAAGAGTAAAATAAGATTCGGTGAATACTTTGGAAAGAGGAAGAGGGAGAGATTGGAATCTCAGGAAGAAAGCGAGGGAAATTCGTCAACTAATCGAGAAGCTGTGTCGAGACGGTGGAATTCAAATGATCAAGAAGCTGTATCAAAACGACAGCGTATTCAAACAACATGTGATTCAGAGACATGTAAGTGGCCGAACgtgaaattgatgaaaaaaggAGGCAGACCGTATGCAATGGCCGAGAAGTTCTTTTTGTCTCGGTTAAAAGACACTGATCCAGCTGTGAGAGTAACCGCAATTCATCAGTGTACGTGGAAGGGTCCTCTGGAAAAAGCACGGTGGGATGTTTTTCATAAGCAGATGGAGAGGACAAAGGCTGCCCAAGGGATCTGCAATACCACATTTGCTTGGCATGGGACGTCGGCCAAAACCGTAGCCAGCATTTTAACATATGGCTTTGGGGTGCGGAGCCAGATTGATGGATCTGAACCACATGGGTTTGGTATATACCTGTCTTCTGTGCGTTTACCGCATATAAG TGCTATGATGTCCGAGGCAGATGATAATGAAGAAAAGCATGTATTACTGTGCCGAGTAATATTAGGTAATGTTGAAATGGTTGAGGATGGACCGCTTCCTTCTAGTGTGAATTTTGACACTGGTGTGGATAATATTGAGAATCCTACTTGGTATGTGGTAAAGTGGGCCAATATGAACACTCACATTCTTCCCCAGTGTGTTGTGAGCTACAAGTCTTCCCATAATGCATCAG GACAAATGAGACCGTTAGCATTTCTGAAGTGGGTTCCATATTCGTCAAATGCATTTGTTGTGAAATTGTTTTCCAAGTTGGAGATTTTGCTTCCTTCTGAAAAAGTTCAGGAATTGGAGTCTTGGTGCAAAACATACAAG GATGGCAAGCTGCCCAAAGGTACTTTCTTGAAACAGTTACGAACCATTGTGGGGGATGAAGTGCTGCTTTCTACAATTAATGAGATTCGTGGTtctgaatga